The sequence TCGCAACCGGCTCGGCCACGCCTTCCTCCGCGACATAAACGGCGAATTCAGGAGGCTCGACGAGGTTGGGCTCGATGTGCGCCGCCCGCTCGCGGCCAACGCGTTCGATGCCGTAGCCCCATGAAGAATGTTCGGCCGCGTAGGCTTCGAGCCGGTCGGCTGGCAGATCCCAGCACAGCCCGCCGCACCAGGCGAGCGGCAGCCCGGGCAGCTCGTTTGCCAGCCGTTTCCATTCGTCCATCGCGCGGGTGCGCAGCCGGAAATAGATTTCCGGGTTGCCCCAGCTGGCGTTGATCCAGGCAAAGGAATTGGGCGTTGCGACACCGCCCGCGCCGCTTTCGGAAACGACCGTCACCCGCGCGCCTGCCCTGGTCAGATGCCAGGCGATGGAGGCGCCGATGATGCCGGCGCCGACGACGATCACTTGTTTCGTTGCAGCCATGCTTGCTCCTCTGCCTCGATCCCCAAGGCATTCCTCCAAGTGCCATCCCGTTCATCACTTGCCAACATCGGACACGGCAAAAAACTTCTCGACGCCGGTTTCCAGACCCTCTGGAACTCGGGCTATGCCGCCGCCGGCGTGCGCGACATCGTTGCCGCCGCCGATGCCCGGCCGGGCTCCTTCACCAATCATTTTGCCTCCAAGGAGGCGTTCGCCGGCGAGGTGCTGGACCGCTACTTCGCCTATGTCAGCGGACTGGTCGAAGCGGCCCTCGCACAGGATGGCACGCCACCCATCGGCAGGCTGCGCCGCTACCTCGACGTCATCACCTCGAAGCTCGAGGCGCATGACTGGGCACGCGGCTGCATGATCGGCAATCTCAGCCTCGAGACAGCCGTGCACAGCGAGCCGCTGCGCCTGCAACTCGTCGCCATTTTCGAGCGCTGGCGCCAGCCCTTCGCCGCCTGCATCGCCGAAGGCCAGGCGACCGGTGACATCACCCGAGCGTTCGAGGCGGAAGACCTCGCCGATTTCCTGCTGTCTTCCTGGCAGGGCGCCATGCTGCGCATGAAGGTCGAACGCAGCCCTGCGCCAC is a genomic window of Mesorhizobium huakuii containing:
- a CDS encoding TetR/AcrR family transcriptional regulator codes for the protein MPSRSSLANIGHGKKLLDAGFQTLWNSGYAAAGVRDIVAAADARPGSFTNHFASKEAFAGEVLDRYFAYVSGLVEAALAQDGTPPIGRLRRYLDVITSKLEAHDWARGCMIGNLSLETAVHSEPLRLQLVAIFERWRQPFAACIAEGQATGDITRAFEAEDLADFLLSSWQGAMLRMKVERSPAPLERFKKIIFSTVFAKETTP